In Chaetodon auriga isolate fChaAug3 chromosome 7, fChaAug3.hap1, whole genome shotgun sequence, a genomic segment contains:
- the LOC143323474 gene encoding DCN1-like protein 5 translates to MPVKKKRKLPEADDNEHKCKISSFTRPQIRGAIRGAEKLFSNKKCLAWFHKFAGNNKVVDPEAMEKFCEDIGVEPENIIMLVLAWHLEAANMGFFTKDEWLRGMTLLQCDCTERLQSKLDYLRSELNDSVAFKNIYRYAFDFSRDKSQKSLDMDTAKSMLALLLGRTWPLFPVFRQFLEQSKYKGMNKDQWYNVLEFSRTINTDLSNYDEDGAWPVLLDEFVEWQRSWSAA, encoded by the exons ATgcctgtgaagaagaagaggaagctccCTGAAGCAGATGATAATGAGCACAAGTGTAAAATTTCAAg TTTCACTCGGCCTCAGATCCGTGGAGCCATCCGCGGTGCTGAGAAGCTCTTCTCCAACAAGAAGTGCCTGGCTTGGTTCCACAAGTTCGCCGGCAACAACAAAGTGGTCGATCCAGAGGCCATGGAGAAGTTCTGTGAAGACATTGGTGTGGAACCGGAGAAT atCATTATGTTAGTTTTAGCCTGGCATCTAGAAGCAGCAAACATGGGATTCTTCACGAAAGACGAGTGGCTCAGAGGAATGACGCTATTGCA GTGTGACTGCACAGAGAGGTTACAGAGCAAACTGGATTACCTGCGCAGTGAGCTCAACGACTCTGTAGCCTTCAAAAACATCTACAGATACGCCTTTGACTTTTCCAGA GATAAGAGCCAGAAGAGTTTGGACATGGACACAGCGAAGTCCATGCTGGCCTTGCTGTTGGGGAGAACTTGGCCTCTCTTTCCAGTCTTCCGCCAGTTCCTGGAG CAATCCAAGTACAAGGGGATGAATAAGGACCAGTGGTATAATGTTCTGGAGTTCAGCAGGACCATCAACACAGACCTCAGCAACTACGATGAAGACGGAGCTT gGCCAGTGCTGCTAGACGAGTTTGTGGAATGGCAGAGAAGTTGGTCAGCAGCGTAG
- the LOC143323326 gene encoding uncharacterized protein LOC143323326 isoform X2 — translation MSDLEAQVGAVLEIMVSATVAEMTKVIGGSDPTRPDLSSCRTENSVGSSAETVVQFSVFMASLAQEAVEKICQLFHECSSLLRSEVTRGVTETEDLRRRLEVAEMELKLVLEGSRGQKDAEELTDGGGRAEEGRRAPTNGAEGETVQSQRSGRKSCRVVAGGDGGVKRSPIIHLWKGRTYEDSVQPVIIKEEGLEAFTDQVSSDSGQYRDDPGQDEGDDPDYQLEPEDPDDGDPGYTSRPKRVVKPKSHRGRAKKESPSQNQQPLSCKHCRKTFTKLLQLKAHQAVHGANAEKPFHCSQCGRGFSFQRSLNAHMLLHTGERPHTCDVCGKGFTLKQLLRNHQRLHAEVRPFRCEQCGKSFYRAHGLKMHQMVHTGERAYNCQYCNKSFTIQGNLQRHLRIHTGEKPFRCETCGKSFNQADTLKGHQRIHTGERPFSCETCGKCFTQKSALKMHQKTSHSGENSLACVACGTTVACVDSLRKHLQTHAATIPCTCVLCGRRLSSITDLRSHQQHHTVDRPHSCGLCGKSFKSSSYLKIHLKTHSGERPFSCDICGRLFTQHSSLKSHQVVHTGEKPFSCDTCGKCFSNTGNLNRHQRIHTGEKPFSCDTCGRSFNQGNSLKAHQQIHTGEKQFMCDKCGKSFSYLRNLKDHKCFYI, via the exons ATGTCGGATTTGGAGGCGCAGGTCGGCGCTGTTTTGGAGATAATGGTCAGCGCGACTGTCGCAGAAATGACCAAAGTTATCGGCGGCTCCGATCCAACACGTCCAGATTTGTCTTCATGTAGGACTGAAAACAGTGTCGGGTCCTCGGCTGAGACG GTGGTCCAGTTCAGCGTCTTCATGGCGTCTCTGGCTCAAGAAGCTGTGGAGAAGATCTGCCAGCTTTTCCACGAATGTTCGTCTCTGCTGCGGTCTGAA GTGACTCGGGGGGTCACAGAGACCGAGGACCTGAGGAGGAGACTGGAGGTGGCAGAGATGGAGCTGAAGCTGGTGCTGGAGGGCAGCAGGGGCCAGAAGGATGCGGAGGAGCTGACGGACGGAGGCGGCAGAgcggaggagggcaggagggcTCCGACCAACGGAGCAGAAGGAGAGACTGTCCAGAGCCAGCGCTCAGggaggaagagctgcagag TCGTggctggtggtgatggtggagtGAAGAGGTCGCCTATAATTCACCTCTGGAAAGGCAGAACTTACGAG GACAGCGTCCAGCCTGTGATAATAAAGGAGGAAGGATTGGAGGCGTTCACTGACCAGGTGTCCTCTGACTCTGGACAGTACAGAGACGACCCCGGCCAGGACGAAGGCGACGACCCAGACTACCAG ttGGAGCCAGAGGATCCAGATGACGGTGACCCAGGATACACCAGCAGACCTAAACGTGTCGTAAAGCCCAAGTCCCATCGAGGCCGAGCGAAGAAGGAGAGTCCGAGTCAGAACCAGCAGCCTCTGAGctgcaaacactgcaggaaaaccttcaccaagctgctgcagctcaaagccCACCAGGCCGTCCACGGGGCCAACGCGGAGAAGCCCTTCCACTGCTCCCAGTGTGGCCGAGGCTTTTCTTTCCAGCGCAGCCTCAACGCGCACATGCTGCttcacacag GTGAGAGACCACACACCTGTGACGTCTGTGGGAAGGGTTTCACcctgaagcagctgctgaggaaCCACCAGCGTCTCCACGCGGAGGTCCGGCCGTTCCGCTGCGAGCAGTGTGGAAAGAGCTTCTACCGAGCTCACGGCCTGAAGATGCATCAGATGGTCCACACGGGGGAGCGGGCCTATAATTGTCAGTACTGTAACAAAAGCTTCACAATACAAGGTAACCTGCAGCGCCACCTGCGCATCCACACAGGGGAAAAGCCCTTCAGGTGCGAGACTTGTGGCAAGAGCTTCAACCAGGCGGACACTCTGAAGGGCCATCAGCGGATCCACACCGGGGAGCGTCCCTTCAGCTGCGAGACCTGCGGCAAGTGTTTCACCCAGAAGAGCGCCTTGAAGATGCACCAGAAGACCTCCCACTCGGGCGAGAACTCGCTGGCATGCGTGGCGTGCGGCACTACGGTGGCCTGCGTGGACTCGCTTCGCAAACACCTCCAGACGCACGCGGCGACTATCCCGTGCACGTGCGTGCTCTGCGGCCGGCGGCTCAGCTCCATCACCGACCTACGCTCgcaccagcagcaccacacaGTGGACCGGCCTCACAGCTGTGGGCTCTGCGGGAAGAGCTTCAAGTCGTCCAGTTACCTGAAGATTCACCTGAAGACGCACAGCGGGGAGAGGCCCTTCTCCTGCGACATCTGCGGTCGCCTGTTCacgcagcacagcagcctgaaaTCACATCAG GTGgtccacacaggagagaaaccgtTCAGCTGCGACACGTGTGGGAAATGTTTCAGCAACACGGGCAACCTGAACAGACACCAGCGCATCCACACCGGGGAGAAGCCGTTCAGCTGCGACACGTGCGGACGCAGCTTCAACCAGGGAAACAGCCTGAAAGCCCACCAGCAGATCCACACCGGGGAGAAACAGTTCATGTGCGACAAGTGTGGGAAGAGCTTCTCTTACCTGAGGAACCTGAAGGACCACAAGTGTTTCTACATCTGA
- the LOC143323326 gene encoding uncharacterized protein LOC143323326 isoform X1 has translation MSDLEAQVGAVLEIMVSATVAEMTKVIGGSDPTRPDLSSCRTENSVGSSAETQVVQFSVFMASLAQEAVEKICQLFHECSSLLRSEVTRGVTETEDLRRRLEVAEMELKLVLEGSRGQKDAEELTDGGGRAEEGRRAPTNGAEGETVQSQRSGRKSCRVVAGGDGGVKRSPIIHLWKGRTYEDSVQPVIIKEEGLEAFTDQVSSDSGQYRDDPGQDEGDDPDYQLEPEDPDDGDPGYTSRPKRVVKPKSHRGRAKKESPSQNQQPLSCKHCRKTFTKLLQLKAHQAVHGANAEKPFHCSQCGRGFSFQRSLNAHMLLHTGERPHTCDVCGKGFTLKQLLRNHQRLHAEVRPFRCEQCGKSFYRAHGLKMHQMVHTGERAYNCQYCNKSFTIQGNLQRHLRIHTGEKPFRCETCGKSFNQADTLKGHQRIHTGERPFSCETCGKCFTQKSALKMHQKTSHSGENSLACVACGTTVACVDSLRKHLQTHAATIPCTCVLCGRRLSSITDLRSHQQHHTVDRPHSCGLCGKSFKSSSYLKIHLKTHSGERPFSCDICGRLFTQHSSLKSHQVVHTGEKPFSCDTCGKCFSNTGNLNRHQRIHTGEKPFSCDTCGRSFNQGNSLKAHQQIHTGEKQFMCDKCGKSFSYLRNLKDHKCFYI, from the exons ATGTCGGATTTGGAGGCGCAGGTCGGCGCTGTTTTGGAGATAATGGTCAGCGCGACTGTCGCAGAAATGACCAAAGTTATCGGCGGCTCCGATCCAACACGTCCAGATTTGTCTTCATGTAGGACTGAAAACAGTGTCGGGTCCTCGGCTGAGACG CAGGTGGTCCAGTTCAGCGTCTTCATGGCGTCTCTGGCTCAAGAAGCTGTGGAGAAGATCTGCCAGCTTTTCCACGAATGTTCGTCTCTGCTGCGGTCTGAA GTGACTCGGGGGGTCACAGAGACCGAGGACCTGAGGAGGAGACTGGAGGTGGCAGAGATGGAGCTGAAGCTGGTGCTGGAGGGCAGCAGGGGCCAGAAGGATGCGGAGGAGCTGACGGACGGAGGCGGCAGAgcggaggagggcaggagggcTCCGACCAACGGAGCAGAAGGAGAGACTGTCCAGAGCCAGCGCTCAGggaggaagagctgcagag TCGTggctggtggtgatggtggagtGAAGAGGTCGCCTATAATTCACCTCTGGAAAGGCAGAACTTACGAG GACAGCGTCCAGCCTGTGATAATAAAGGAGGAAGGATTGGAGGCGTTCACTGACCAGGTGTCCTCTGACTCTGGACAGTACAGAGACGACCCCGGCCAGGACGAAGGCGACGACCCAGACTACCAG ttGGAGCCAGAGGATCCAGATGACGGTGACCCAGGATACACCAGCAGACCTAAACGTGTCGTAAAGCCCAAGTCCCATCGAGGCCGAGCGAAGAAGGAGAGTCCGAGTCAGAACCAGCAGCCTCTGAGctgcaaacactgcaggaaaaccttcaccaagctgctgcagctcaaagccCACCAGGCCGTCCACGGGGCCAACGCGGAGAAGCCCTTCCACTGCTCCCAGTGTGGCCGAGGCTTTTCTTTCCAGCGCAGCCTCAACGCGCACATGCTGCttcacacag GTGAGAGACCACACACCTGTGACGTCTGTGGGAAGGGTTTCACcctgaagcagctgctgaggaaCCACCAGCGTCTCCACGCGGAGGTCCGGCCGTTCCGCTGCGAGCAGTGTGGAAAGAGCTTCTACCGAGCTCACGGCCTGAAGATGCATCAGATGGTCCACACGGGGGAGCGGGCCTATAATTGTCAGTACTGTAACAAAAGCTTCACAATACAAGGTAACCTGCAGCGCCACCTGCGCATCCACACAGGGGAAAAGCCCTTCAGGTGCGAGACTTGTGGCAAGAGCTTCAACCAGGCGGACACTCTGAAGGGCCATCAGCGGATCCACACCGGGGAGCGTCCCTTCAGCTGCGAGACCTGCGGCAAGTGTTTCACCCAGAAGAGCGCCTTGAAGATGCACCAGAAGACCTCCCACTCGGGCGAGAACTCGCTGGCATGCGTGGCGTGCGGCACTACGGTGGCCTGCGTGGACTCGCTTCGCAAACACCTCCAGACGCACGCGGCGACTATCCCGTGCACGTGCGTGCTCTGCGGCCGGCGGCTCAGCTCCATCACCGACCTACGCTCgcaccagcagcaccacacaGTGGACCGGCCTCACAGCTGTGGGCTCTGCGGGAAGAGCTTCAAGTCGTCCAGTTACCTGAAGATTCACCTGAAGACGCACAGCGGGGAGAGGCCCTTCTCCTGCGACATCTGCGGTCGCCTGTTCacgcagcacagcagcctgaaaTCACATCAG GTGgtccacacaggagagaaaccgtTCAGCTGCGACACGTGTGGGAAATGTTTCAGCAACACGGGCAACCTGAACAGACACCAGCGCATCCACACCGGGGAGAAGCCGTTCAGCTGCGACACGTGCGGACGCAGCTTCAACCAGGGAAACAGCCTGAAAGCCCACCAGCAGATCCACACCGGGGAGAAACAGTTCATGTGCGACAAGTGTGGGAAGAGCTTCTCTTACCTGAGGAACCTGAAGGACCACAAGTGTTTCTACATCTGA